One window from the genome of Canis aureus isolate CA01 chromosome 18, VMU_Caureus_v.1.0, whole genome shotgun sequence encodes:
- the SOSTDC1 gene encoding sclerostin domain-containing protein 1 isoform X3, which produces MLPPAIHFYLIPLACILMKSCLAFKNDATEILYSHVVKPVPAHPSSNSTMNQARNGGRHFSNTGLDRNSRVQVGCRELRSTKYISDGQCTSISPLKELVCAGECLPLPVLPNWIGGGYGTKYWSRRSSQEWRCVNDKTRTQRIQLQCQDGSTRTYKITVVTACKCKRYTRQHNESSHNFESMSPAKPAQHPRERKRASKSSKHSLS; this is translated from the exons ATGCTTCCTCCTGCCATTCATTTCTATCTCATTCCCCTTGCATGCATCCTAATGAAAAGctgtttggcttttaaaaatgatgcCACAGAAATCCTTTATTCACATGTGGTTAAACCTGTTCCAGCACACCCCAGCAGCAACAGCACGATGAATCAAGCCAGAAATGGAGGCAGGCATTTCAGTAACACTGGACTGGATCGGAACT CTCGAGTTCAAGTGGGTTGCCGGGAACTGCGTTCCACCAAGTACATCTCTGATGGCCAGTGCACCAGCATCAGCCCTCTGAAAGAGCTGGTGTGTGCTGGCGAGTGCTTGCCCCTGCCGGTGCTCCCCAACTGGATTGGAGGAGGCTATGGAACAAAGTACTGGAGCCGGAGGAGCTCCCAGGAATGGAGGTGTGTCAATGACAAAACACGTACCCAGAGAATCCAGCTGCAGTGCCAAGACGGCAGCACGCGCACCTACAAAATCACAGTGGTCACTGCCTGCAAGTGCAAGAGGTACACTCGCCAGCACAACGAGTCCAGTCATAACTTTGAGAGCATGTCGCCTGCCAAGCCAGCCCAGCATCCCAGAGAGCGGAAAAGAGCCAGCAAATCCAGCAAGCACAGCCTGAGTTAG
- the SOSTDC1 gene encoding sclerostin domain-containing protein 1 isoform X4, which translates to MFPSAHPSSNSTMNQARNGGRHFSNTGLDRNSRVQVGCRELRSTKYISDGQCTSISPLKELVCAGECLPLPVLPNWIGGGYGTKYWSRRSSQEWRCVNDKTRTQRIQLQCQDGSTRTYKITVVTACKCKRYTRQHNESSHNFESMSPAKPAQHPRERKRASKSSKHSLS; encoded by the exons CACACCCCAGCAGCAACAGCACGATGAATCAAGCCAGAAATGGAGGCAGGCATTTCAGTAACACTGGACTGGATCGGAACT CTCGAGTTCAAGTGGGTTGCCGGGAACTGCGTTCCACCAAGTACATCTCTGATGGCCAGTGCACCAGCATCAGCCCTCTGAAAGAGCTGGTGTGTGCTGGCGAGTGCTTGCCCCTGCCGGTGCTCCCCAACTGGATTGGAGGAGGCTATGGAACAAAGTACTGGAGCCGGAGGAGCTCCCAGGAATGGAGGTGTGTCAATGACAAAACACGTACCCAGAGAATCCAGCTGCAGTGCCAAGACGGCAGCACGCGCACCTACAAAATCACAGTGGTCACTGCCTGCAAGTGCAAGAGGTACACTCGCCAGCACAACGAGTCCAGTCATAACTTTGAGAGCATGTCGCCTGCCAAGCCAGCCCAGCATCCCAGAGAGCGGAAAAGAGCCAGCAAATCCAGCAAGCACAGCCTGAGTTAG